The genomic DNA CTCACAGCGTTACAGTTCCCTGAAATTCTATTACCTAATCTAACCTACTCACTTAACTTCTGTgctattttacatttaatttatattttgaaattattacttACCAGACTGAGACAAAACATTCAATTCTCATGTGAAGACAAAAGCAGCCTTCCagcctacttaatattattctgtgccctgaccatacattttttttataatatagcGTTTACTACAACTACAGAAGATACTACAATGCTTAGATTGatgtactaagtaggtaccgTTGTAATTGGAACtcaaaataagtattttcatGTTTCAGATAAATACTCCGTAGCTTACGTGACGGTACCAAACACAGAGGTCGGAAAGACTATAGGCCACGGATTGGTGAAGAACAAATTGGCTGCCTGTGTGAACATCATACCACAAGTCACTTCTATTTACGAGTGGAAAGATGAGATCAACGAAGACAGTGAGGTACTATCTCAAAGAAATCACCATACTAATGCATGTGCCCTTAAAAGTCATGAGCGCTGGAATGACCTATGACCTATCTAAATAGTCAAATCAAACTTTAAATTTTCTGAAAGATATTCTTTGCCAGTATTCAAGTTActataaaaacataatttaataattttactatttaaagctgggttacaccatcttactttaactttaacaaacatcaaaaatattatgtcaatcTCTATTCAAAAAACATTGGTTATTGACAAAGTTACTAtcgaagttaggtggtgcaactcggccttaattATTGCAACAATTATGGTCTCATATTCTGTACACTGTACTTAAATTACATTTCAAAGAGTCATAGGTTCTGTTCTCATGAAATAAATTGCAACTTCAGCTTTtataattatataatttatGACTATTTCTCTTTATCCTCAGGCGTTGCTGATGATCAAAACAAGGACCACTCAAGTGGACAAACTCACAGATTTCGTACGAGC from Ostrinia nubilalis chromosome 8, ilOstNubi1.1, whole genome shotgun sequence includes the following:
- the LOC135074098 gene encoding protein CutA homolog, which codes for MLKNLSKNTVLALCITVIRPYFALGYANMSSESGSIEADKYSVAYVTVPNTEVGKTIGHGLVKNKLAACVNIIPQVTSIYEWKDEINEDSEALLMIKTRTTQVDKLTDFVRANHPYEVCEVISLPIKNGNPPYLKWIGDSVPEN